The following coding sequences are from one Homalodisca vitripennis isolate AUS2020 chromosome 7, UT_GWSS_2.1, whole genome shotgun sequence window:
- the LOC124366823 gene encoding PHD finger protein ALFIN-LIKE 6-like has translation MAIKKEKEDKENVKQRRLEAKIKREIENKQPPPKKRVAKIKNKGKRALFKKKNDDLYDDDDEGNVSDVDCLLFCGDCYSKSKDNEGWIRCSGCLKWAHKACTGAEEEDDEFICDLCKYH, from the coding sequence ATGGcaattaagaaagaaaaagaagatAAGGAGAATGTGAAACAACGTAGACTAGAAGCAAAAATAAAAAGGGAAATCGAAAATAAACAGCCGCCTCCTAAGAAAAGGGtggccaaaattaaaaataaaggtaaacgCGCATTGTTTAAGAAAAAGAATGATGATCtctatgatgatgatgatgaaggcAACGTCAGCGACGTCGATTGTTTATTATTCTGTGGTGACTGTTACTCGAAATCTAAGGACAACGAAGGCTGGATAAGATGTTCTGGGTGCCTCAAATGGGCTCACAAAGCCTGCACAGGAGCCGAAGAGGAGGATGACGAGTTTATTTGTGATTTATGTAAATaccattga